The following coding sequences are from one Lolium rigidum isolate FL_2022 chromosome 6, APGP_CSIRO_Lrig_0.1, whole genome shotgun sequence window:
- the LOC124664009 gene encoding SKP1-like protein 4, with amino-acid sequence MVTSSKTVMLRSSDGEELVVQAETMAAASMLIRDMLEDDGAGAGVIPLPKVTGRILARVVDYCTCHYAAGHAVVNPDLERFDADFVGGMDHDTLMSLILAANYLDVQGLLGLACKTVADRTSRRKTPEKQVS; translated from the coding sequence ATGGTGACTAGCAGCAAAACCGTGATGCTCCGCAGCTCGGACGGCGAGGAGCTCGTGGTCCAGGCAGAGACTATGGCGGCGGCGTCCATGCTGATCCGGGACATGCTGGAGGACGACGGCGCGGGCGCCGGCGTGATCCCGCTGCCTAAGGTGACCGGCCGCATCCTCGCTCGCGTTGTCGACTACTGCACCTGTCACTACGCGGCCGGGCATGCCGTCGTCAACCCCGACCTGGAGCGCTTCGACGCCGACTTCGTCGGCGGAATGGACCATGACACGTTGATGAGCCTCATCCTCGCCGCCAACTACCTCGACGTGCAGGGTCTCTTGGGCCTGGCCTGTAAGACGGTGGCCGATCGGACGAGTCGTCGGAAGACGCCGGAGAAGCAGGTCTCC
- the LOC124664008 gene encoding xaa-Pro dipeptidase-like produces the protein MELHAGNRERLVAALRAHLSASTRPLRGLVLLQGGEERTRDSTDHVELFRQESYFAYLFGVREPGFYGAVDIASGQSILFAPRLPPAYAVWMGQIKPSSYFKDMYKVDKAFYVDELAQVLQNQFSDERGKPLLFLLHGKSTDSGNYSKPASFEGMDKYFDTDSTTLHPIITECRVIKSDMELAVLQYANDVSSEAHIEVMRQAKPGMKEFQLESIFLHHAYMYGACRHCSYTCICATGENSSVLHYGHAAAPNDRTLMDGDMALMDMGAEYHFYGSDITCSYPINGRFNRHQTVVYNAVLEAHNAVISHMRPGVKWIDMHKLAEQRILESLEKENIIQGDIGDMMARRLGALFMPHGLGHLLGIDTHDVGGYPEGSERPKEPGLSALRTIRELKEGMVITVEPGCYFIDALLGPVRDDPISSKFFKWEEIENYKRFGGVRIESNLYVTARGCKNMTNCPRETWEIEAVMADAHWPLRASSSRPVASASTSSSAILVSSATFSALESLRRF, from the coding sequence ATGGAATTGCACGCTGGCAACCGCGAGCGACTCGTCGCTGCGCTCCGTGCCCATCTCTCCGCCTCCACCCGCCCTCTCCGTGGCCTTGTCCTCCTCCAGGGCGGCGAGGAGCGGACTCGTGACTCTACCGATCACGTCGAGCTTTTCAGGCAGGAGAGCTACTTCGCCTATCTCTTCGGCGTGCGAGAGCCCGGCTTCTATGGCGCAGTCGACATTGCCTCCGGGCAGTCCATCCTATTCGCTCCAAGGTTGCCACCTGCCTACGCTGTCTGGATGGGTCAAATAAAACCATCGTCTTATTTCAAGGATATGTACAAGGTTGACAAGGCCTTCTATGTTGATGAGCTTGCACAGGTTTTGCAAAATCAGTTCAGTGATGAGCGTGGGAAGCCTCTTCTTTTCCTCTTACATGGAAAGAGCACCGACAGTGGAAATTACTCGAAACCTGCTAGCTTTGAAGGCATGGACAAGTACTTCGACACCGACTCGACCACGCTTCATCCTATCATAACTGAGTGTCGTGTTATAAAGTCTGACATGGAGCTTGCCGTCCTTCAGTACGCTAATGATGTTAGCTCGGAAGCACACATTGAGGTTATGAGACAAGCAAAACCAGGAATGAAGGAATTTCAATTAGAAAGCATCTTTCTTCATCACGCTTACATGTACGGAGCCTGCCGACATTGCTCCTACACTTGTATATGTGCTACCGGAGAGAACAGTTCTGTACTACATTATGGACATGCTGCAGCTCCAAATGACCGAACACTAATGGACGGAGACATGGCTCTGATGGACATGGGAGCTGAATACCATTTCTATGGCTCCGACATCACATGTTCATACCCTATAAATGGGAGATTTAACAGACACCAGACGGTAGTATACAATGCTGTCCTTGAGGCTCATAATGCCGTTATATCACACATGCGCCCGGGAGTAAAATGGATTGATATGCACAAGCTGGCAGAGCAAAGAATATTGGAATCTTTAGAGAAAGAAAACATCATCCAAGGTGATATTGGCGATATGATGGCTCGAAGGCTGGGAGCTCTTTTCATGCCTCATGGTCTTGGACACTTACTTGGAATTGACACCCATGATGTTGGAGGCTACCCTGAAGGCTCGGAGAGGCCAAAGGAGCCAGGACTAAGCGCCTTGCGAACCATTAGAGAACTTAAAGAAGGGATGGTTATTACTGTCGAACCAGGCTGTTACTTCATTGATGCTTTGCTGGGGCCCGTTAGAGATGACCCAATTTCCTCAAAGTTCTTCAAGTGGGAAGAGATTGAAAATTATAAAAGGTTTGGTGGCGTTCGTATTGAGAGTAATTTGTATGTGACGGCCCGAGGATGCAAGAACATGACAAATTGCCCAAGAGAGACCTGGGAAATCGAAGCGGTGATGGCTGACGCGCATTGGCCTTTGCGA